Proteins from a single region of Halorubrum sp. 2020YC2:
- a CDS encoding type II/IV secretion system ATPase subunit: MASDAGGSDLGDRIGALQRRLSRAWELLQGSTLDVRPFRPGEDGPLASFAVPEDEREVDRYWVNAPYAYVVITYDEVESEHRYYAVEPELDAFERDLLDRVVDDIRDPLLYREGAGKADEETLRSELETLLEGYGIEAGMDTFHALAYYLFRDFRGYGKVDPLLNDRHIEDVSCDGYDLPIFVYHDQYTDVETNVSFGQEALDSYVIRLAQQSGRHVSVGDPIVETTLPDGSRAELALGEEVTPRGSAFTIRQYAEDPFTPVDLVEYGTFSVEQMAYFWLCIEHNKSLIFAGGTASGKTTSMNAVSMFVPPRAKVLTIEDTRELSLYHDNWLSAVTRERRYEGTDIDMYDLLRSALRHRPEYIVVGEVRGEEAITLFQAMNTGHTTFSTMHADSIETVINRLENEPINVPRAMVQSLDMLSVQTLTRSDDERVRRAKTIGEIGGIDQRTGELDYSSAFEWVPDSDTFRRNDSSLLEEIADDRGWSRSELLREVRRRERFIELLSALGIDDYRTFTALVNEYYADPERVMNKLDERASAADGVDPDDLADEGDGARSGSDRGPAPADGASAGSGSDAPGR, translated from the coding sequence ATGGCGAGTGACGCCGGCGGGAGCGACCTCGGCGACCGGATCGGGGCCCTCCAGCGTCGCCTCTCTCGGGCGTGGGAGCTGCTTCAGGGGTCCACGCTCGACGTCCGCCCGTTCCGCCCGGGCGAGGACGGGCCGCTCGCCTCGTTCGCGGTTCCCGAGGACGAGCGCGAGGTCGACCGCTACTGGGTGAACGCGCCGTACGCGTACGTCGTGATCACCTACGACGAGGTCGAGAGCGAACACCGCTACTACGCGGTCGAGCCGGAGCTGGACGCGTTCGAGCGCGACCTCCTCGACCGCGTCGTCGACGACATCCGCGACCCGCTGCTCTACCGCGAGGGGGCCGGAAAGGCCGACGAGGAGACCCTGCGGTCGGAGCTCGAGACGCTGCTTGAGGGGTACGGTATCGAGGCCGGGATGGACACGTTCCACGCGCTCGCGTACTACCTCTTCCGGGACTTCCGCGGCTACGGGAAGGTCGATCCCCTCCTGAACGACCGCCACATCGAGGACGTCTCCTGTGACGGCTATGACCTCCCGATCTTCGTCTACCACGACCAGTACACGGACGTCGAGACGAACGTCTCGTTCGGACAGGAGGCGCTCGACAGCTACGTGATCCGGCTCGCACAGCAGTCCGGCCGTCACGTCTCCGTCGGTGACCCCATCGTCGAGACCACCCTCCCCGACGGCTCGCGCGCGGAACTGGCGCTGGGCGAGGAGGTGACCCCGCGCGGCTCGGCGTTCACGATCCGCCAGTACGCGGAGGACCCGTTCACCCCCGTCGACCTCGTGGAGTACGGCACCTTCTCCGTCGAGCAGATGGCGTACTTCTGGCTCTGTATCGAGCACAACAAGAGCCTCATCTTCGCGGGCGGCACCGCGTCGGGGAAGACCACCTCGATGAACGCGGTGTCGATGTTCGTCCCGCCGCGCGCGAAGGTGCTCACCATCGAGGACACCCGCGAGCTCTCCTTATACCACGACAACTGGCTCTCCGCGGTCACCCGCGAACGTCGGTACGAGGGCACCGACATCGACATGTACGACCTGCTGCGCTCCGCGCTCCGCCACCGCCCCGAGTACATCGTCGTCGGGGAGGTGCGCGGCGAGGAGGCGATCACCCTGTTCCAGGCGATGAACACGGGCCACACCACCTTCTCCACGATGCACGCCGACTCGATCGAGACGGTGATCAACCGCCTGGAGAACGAGCCGATCAACGTCCCGCGCGCGATGGTGCAGTCGCTCGACATGCTCTCGGTGCAGACGCTCACGCGCTCGGACGACGAGCGGGTGCGCCGCGCGAAGACGATAGGCGAGATCGGCGGCATCGACCAGCGGACCGGCGAGCTCGACTACTCCTCGGCGTTCGAGTGGGTGCCGGACTCCGACACGTTCCGGCGGAACGACTCCTCGCTGTTAGAGGAGATAGCCGACGACCGCGGCTGGTCCCGGTCTGAGCTGCTCCGGGAGGTCCGCCGCCGCGAGCGGTTCATCGAACTGCTCTCCGCGCTCGGGATCGACGACTACCGCACCTTCACGGCCCTCGTCAACGAGTACTACGCCGACCCCGAACGCGTGATGAACAAGCTCGACGAGCGCGCGAGCGCGGCCGACGGCGTCGACCCCGACGACCTCGCGGACGAGGGCGACGGCGCGCGCAGCGGGAGCGACCGCGGTCCCGCCCCCGCCGACGGCGCGAGCGCCGGGAGCGGGTCCGACGCCCCGGGCCGATGA